GTTGTGGTGGACGTTGAATTATTGGTAAGGAAGAAGAACGACTGCTTAAGCTGCTCTTATTGGTTACAGCTAAAAAGGCCTAAATATAACTGTAATATAGTTAGCAATTAATGtaatatttcaaaagtttttttttcaaaaattctgatttagaattataTTTCGTCTGTAACGTCTAGATAATAACATGATACACTCACATTtaagattataattttattcaaaaattcaaaaaatttaatgtatcttttttttgttagtggACAATTTAATTCCCAAAGTTAATGCAATTTATTATAGAATAGCATGTGTGTAATGATAATATTATTGAATTTATGACATGTATCCACTCTAATTCAATTTCGTGACCGTGAGTGACTAAACATGAGAGAGATAAATTGTTTCACTGTCAACATATGTTTGAGACTTGACACCAACGTAATTGTGGATATGTAGAGGAGATGTTAAATTGATAGTCTACATGATGTGATTACTTTGTTTATGATGGTTTAGTTATATGGTGGTGAAAATGTGAATGATCTGTTTTTGAAAGCAGTTATAATGGTGAAGTGTTAAGTATATGACAGAAAGATCACTAGGATGAGACGAGGGTGATTGTGATTGGGCTCTTAAGTGGCCGTGACTACGTATAGAGCAACTTGGTGTGATATCATGTACTGAAATACATAGATCATAAGATTGTTtgtttagtatatatatggaCATTTAGTTACGTTGTTCATGCCTTGTTATATAGTGCATGCTAAGACATTCGAGGTAAGGAATCTATGCATGCGAGATTAGATGATTATTATTAAGACATGTCAAGGTAATTATTgctaaaataaatttctttattCCCTAGTTGTCGTTGATAACTTGACCATTTTAGAGCatagttaaactaaaatttagttccttttttttttatggttcCAAGCGTTATACAATTTGATAATATTactgataatatattttatatcagGTTTGTCATATATAGTGTTTGAATTAGACATTCTTTATATGTAAGATATACTACTAGTGAATTACTTAAAAAACTGATACTATTTTCTTGTCGTCAAACATAGAttttaatactatatatatgccTAAAAGTCCAAAATAGTTTTTCATTATGAAATGGAAAGAGTATAACACATGTGGTGATAATGGGTGGTATAGTTAGTAAAAACTAATTACGAGCTCTCTTGTATGGCTCTTATGTGTAAAAAAATGACTAGTTACATAGTGGAGATAAACAATATTGACGTTTAATTATGCAGCAAGAGATTAAACTATGATATAGAAAGTTAAACTATGGTTAATAATTAGggaattaaaaaatagaaaaagagaagataaagTGAAGGTGTGGGCTGGAGAATTCAATTATTATAAGGTTTAATTTCTTAGGTCTTTGGAAATTGCAAGTCCCAAGGCCAACTAATAATGACCTCGATCTTTGCGTTAACCGGACCGTCCATCTACTcttcctttattttattttaatcatttttccACTAGTTAATACGTTTACACTTGTTCATGACCCgtattaaagaaaagaatttgtGTTAGGagaaaactaaacaattaGCGTCAATAATCATTTACctagttaataaaatacaccgagttgttaatttttattaactaAAATCAAGTAACTTTGACATCGATCggtaatttatttcatatttcaATTAGTGATAACAATTATAATCCTAATGATATTCTTAGGAAAACTAACAATGAAGTTATTAGCATTAACTGGGACAATTCTTGATCTTACGTGTGCTttgatctttgacttcaccacAAGCTAGCATATTAGCAGTAGTATATAATGCACGGAATGAAATCGTCATCACTTCATTGGTATCATACGAAGGAGTGTTGGaatatgcaaaaaaaagaaaaaaagaattggtAGGCTCAAATTATTAGGTCTCTTATTGTATTTGTATCAGTcgaagatttgtttttcttacaacGTAAATCGTAGTGGTTTGTATTTGTAAGAAGATATAACTTGTATTTCTCAAATTTAAGTATAGTGCTTGTAAATTCCTCATATATTATTGAACATTTTTCTAaatgcaaaaccaaaatataaaataaaacaattgaaCCTTTTTTACATTGTACAATCAACAACATGTACTATGTCATACGTATGATGTGATGTCAAATTATATTCTTCAACATGGAGTTGTGAAAGTTCCATCAGATAATAATTTGACCAAATTAAGTGATTCATGTAACCATTTTGAACAGATTTCAAGGTTGTTTAAATGATTGGAGATTGGTCACATATCTTACACATTACAATTTATTATGGTAGAGTTTTTAGAGATTGAATAATGTGTGGATCAAACCATAGGAACTTGTCGCATAAATTCGTTGCATACTTGTTTTGTCCGGTATACTAGACATTTCATCAATTTGCTTTAGCGCATCTTCGATAAAACTTAGTATATGTATTACGGTTATAATATTAGCAGAGCAATAAACTTCTGAGTAACACTTGATCGTCAAGGTGGAGTTTGTTGGctttgtgaattgtgatgaagtagaaaaagatttgaaccATAGAAAGATAAACTTATATGTGGAGAATTCCACTGCGTTATATAATGTCTATAATAGAACCATAGAAGGattaaactttttgaaaagcctaaaagtaagaaataattgtaatctttttcttgctaacaaaataattgtaGTTTAAGACCTCTATCGACCACGAAGATCTCGTAGATTATTTGACTAACCAAGATGTAcgaataatttttatttgaataaagttTCCCAACTCTCAAGTTGCCCTTAAGCTGACAGAATGTAACAACTtgaatatctaattaaaccacTATTCCAAGATACAGTAAAAGATCTATCTATGAgttcaataatattattttctaatcttaatattattgtaattgctatgaatattttaataaGTCTTAGCAGTACTGTTTACAACTAGACTTGAgctgcaaaaaaatattcttgaaCGAAAGCAACCGGTCAAAAGacacaaaaataacttttttaaaaaaatataaaaaatctccAACAAACCGtgcatgaaaacaaaagtatttaTTTAAGAATTACCTATGATTCGgtacaaaatccaaaacattgAACATGAAACCAATAATTGTTATGATTATTCTCAAGCATTATACTACCATATAGTAACACAGGGCAATGGAAAAGAGTAACCCTCTTTTTTagtatatgaagaaaaaaaacatttgaatataTGGGAACTTGAACTTATTCAACATTGAAACTAGctgataaaatcataaaagtaTGCACATGAGACATGATGACTGACTAAAAATAAGtgttgaccaacaaaaaaagagagtaaaaaagACTGAAAAAAGTTCATAAAAATAGTCTTTATACAGTATACAGTTTTTCACAAATAAATGCCAAATAGAATTGAATGAATGATTACTAATGAGATTTACCAGACAAACCTAATTCATTAAttatgaaaacaagaaaaagaaatcatgaaaATCTGTTTTTCGAggattttaataacaaaaggataaaataaaataaaaaagagagaataagaTAACCCCAAAATGAAAGTTGTCACTGTCAGCTCGGATTGTTTAGAATTGGAATAATTACGTGTTTAATTAAACCATACACAGATTTAACTAATCAAATCACTTTTAACCAATTTTTAAACCTTTAgctcacaaaaaaaaaatgtctctGCAAATTATAATCCTTGAATACTTTGGCTATGGCGGTGTTTATGTTTAATGATcaaaaagctctgttttttatGCAAGCGTGGGTATAAAATCCAGTTCCTTTTCcgattttttgttcttccttcttcttcacttcctttttttcttctccatttctcaAAAAGGCCACTCCTTTgcttatctttctctctctctgcagctgaagaacagagaaaaaggGTTTTTTATTGTCTGACCCAAAGGACCCAGTTTCAATTCAGCTTTTGTTGTTAGAAATTGAGgtaaaagattcaaaatttgttCAGAAAAGTGGCACAGATTCtgaaaaattaatatctttCTTCTCACTCTTTTAGCTCGATTCTAAGCTTAAAtctggtttagggtttttggagTTTGTACTGATAAAGCATGATCCTTTTTGTCTTCCGTTGACTGATTCTGTTCCTTTTCTCAATATATTGATTTGGgcttctcttgttcttcatcgAATCATTGGTCTTCAAGGTGAATGTGTTTGTGTAGTGGCAAGTCTTGTTGGTTTGTAGTGGTTTTGATCTTGGAGATTTTCTGATTAGTGAGTGGTGTTCATCAAGTattagaagaagatggatttaAGTGCGAAAGATGAGTTTTCAGCAGAGAAGAGGAATCCTGATAACTATGATTCTGTTAATAATCCGTCTGGAGATTGGCGAGTTGATTCATATCCTTCAGAGAATCTGATTTCAGCTGGTCCTGCGTCTTGTTCTCCTTCTCAGATGATGGATTCATTTGGGCAAACTCTTTGGTATGATCCCACGAGTGTTCAGGCTGTTGGTTATGCCGGTTTTAATGGTGGTAatgcttcgtcttcttcgtttaGGGGTAGTATTGATAGATCTCTTGAAATGGGTTGGAATCTGCCTAATTTGTTGCCTCCTAAAGGCAATGGTCTTTTCTTACCGAATGCGAGTAGTTTCCTTCCTCCGAGTATGGCTCAGTTCCCGGCTGATTCAGGTTTTATAGAGCGTGCAGCGAGGTTTTCGCTCTTTAGCGGTGGGAATTTTAGTGATATGGTGAATCAACCACTTGGGAATTCTGAGGCTAttggtttgtttcttcaagGTGGTGGAACAATGCAAGGGCAGTGTCAAAGTAATGAACTTAATGTTGGTGAACCTCACAATGATGTATCTGTAGCAGTGAAAGAATCAACTGTTAGATCTAGTGAACAAGCTAAACCGAATGTTCCTGGATCGGGCAATGTATCCGAGGATACTCAGTCTAGTGGTGGTAATGGTCAGAAAGGCAGAGAAACCTCTTCCAAcacaaagaagaggaaaagaaatgGGCAGGTGAAGATTTGAAGTTACTCGTTTACTTTTGTTCTCTCCGCCttattatgtttctttttgacatTCGTAATCTTTTCTGTTTGTAGAAGAACTCTGAAGCAGCTCAATCACACAGATCCCAGCAGTCTGAGGAAGAACCAGACAACAATGGTGATGAAAAGCGCAATGATGAGCAAAGTCCAAATTCACCTGGAAAGAAGTCAAACAGTGGGAAACAACAGGGCAAACAAAGTTCTGATCCTCCAAAAGATGGATATATTCATGTACGGGCACGAAGAGGCCAGGCCACAAATAGCCATAGTCTTGCAGAAAGAGTACAATTTCTAAAACTATCTTGGAAGTTTAAGTCGAATAGAAGCTATCTCTTCTTGTATTTTTCATCTAATTACTTTGCGATGATAGGTTAGGAGAGAAAAAATTAGTGAAAGGATGAAGTTTCTTCAAGATCTAGTACCGGGTTGCAACAAGGTAAGGTCACTTTAAGTGTTGATAATGATGGATATTAATATgtaagaagagagacaaagcTAATTCAGAAAAATGAATGTGTGTTTGCAGGTGACTGGGAAGGCAGTTATGCTTGACGAAATCATAAACTACGTACAATCACTACAACGCCAAGTTGAGGTATGCCGTTTCCTAATTCTCAACGAGGTGCTCTTTGTGTTTGCTTCTTGTAATCAATTCTTTTGCtcatttctcttttgcttAAACAGTTTTTATCGATGAAACTTGCAACTGTGAACCCACAAATGGACTTTAACCTTGAAGGTCTTCTTGCAAAAGATGTAAGATATTTTAACTAATTCTCCTAATCATTTGATTCGTCATAAGATTCTTATAAACTGAATTCTATGCGCAGGCACTTCAACTACGAGCTGGTTCTTCATCTACAACACCATTCCCACCAAATATGTCAATGGCTTATCCTCCTCTACCTCATGGATTCATGCAACAAACTCTTTCCAGCATTGGAAGGACCATTACCTCTCCATTGTCTCCTATGAATGGTGGATTCAAGCGACAGGTATGTATTAGCGGTGTGGAAATTGAACAATTCCGAGCTCAGAATCTGATTTTGTTGGTGATTATTTGTGTAAAATAGGAAACAAATGGATGGGAGGGTGATTTGCAAAATGTGATCCACATTAACTATGGAGCTGGTGATGTCACACCTGACCCTCAAGCAGCAGCTACAGGTGAAAACTGAAAcctcttttactttcttttttcaccaAGCAAtaagaattttgtttggtaaaacttctctgtaattttttttataacagcATCTCTTCCAGCTGCAAATATGAAGGTTGAGCCATGATATTTCGTCCTGTTAGAtagaatattaaattattgtaatcttttttatttatttatttaaagttgCTATATGTACTATATTGTAATGATGTTACTATTAACGAATACGATACTTAGACTAAACTACTACTAAGCGTTTGAGATTAGTGGAAGAAGAGTATAAACTGTGAACACCAACAATGCAAAATAGTTTTGTATAAGTCAATAACATTTTAGTTTGGTCTGCTATCTCAATCTTTGTATTGTGGATTCGTTGTTACGACGGAAAATGCCTGATGCGgctatatgaaaatataactCGTTATAAAATTTTGCCAAATAAATGTTATGATGTATAATAGAATATCCAATGGAGTATAGTGATGAAACGATTTTTGACGAATGTTTGAGAAAAAAGTCTTAACAACGAAACCAGAAATGTTTTAAGAAGATTCCTTGTTTTCTTACAACCCAAAGAGGAGACACACACACAGATTTGGAACGCTTTGACTTGCAAGCTTCTTCTAAGACACTACTCTAGTAGTCTCTCGGAGATTCTATCTTCACTCTCTGGTTTATTCAATTAAACCGGTTGGTTTAGTTccatcaattttcttttctcttttatttttattgctagttttgtttgttattttgagAATGGCGTCGAACTACTACTCTGTTCAGATAAAGCAATGCATTGGGTTGGGAGCTAGAAATCAGAGTCGTTATGTGAAGATGATCCACGGGAATATCATCAGAGCTCTTCCATATCCAGAGACGTTTTTGTATAACAACATCGTCCACGCGTATGCGTTAATGAAAAGCTCCACTTATGCACGCCGAGTGTTCGACAGAATTCCCCAACCAAACCTTTTCTCCTGGAACAATCTTCTCTTAGCTTATTCAAAAGCTGGGCTTATCTCAGAGATGGAAAGTACCTTTGAGAAGCTTCCTGATAGAGATGGTGTCACTTGGAACGTGCTTATTGAAGGCTATTCATTGAGTGGATTGGTTGGTGCAGCTGTTAAGGCTTATAATACGATGATGAGAGATTTTTCTGCTAATTTGACTAGGGTTACGTTGATGACAATGTTGAAACTTTCTTCTAGCAATGGCCATGTTAGTTTGGGGAAGCAGATTCATGGGCAGGTTATCAAACTTGGGTTTGAGTCTTATCTTTTAGTTGGGAGTCCATTGTTGTATATGTATGCAAATGTTGGTTGCATCTCTGATGCAAAGAAGGTTTTTTACGGGTTGGACGATAGAAATACGGTTATGTACAATTCGTTGATGGGTGGACTTCTAGCATGTGGAATGATTGAAGATGCACTGCAGTTGTTTCGAGGAATGGAGAAAGATTCAGTTTCTTGGGCAGCGATGATTAAAGGACTTGCTCAAAACGGACTTGCAAAGGAGGCTATTGAATGTTTCAGAGAGATGAAAGTACAAGGCTTGAAGATGGATCAGTATCCTTTTGGAAGTGTACTGCCTGCTTGTGGAGGATTAGGAGCAATAAACGAAGGGAAACAGATTCATGCTTGTATAATCAGGACCAATTTTCAGGATCACATTTATGTAGGTAGTGCTCTCATTGACATGTATTGCAAGTGTAAGTGTTTACATTATGCAAAGACTGTTTTTGATAGAATGAAGCAGAAGAATGTTGTGTCTTGGACAGCAATGGTTGTGGGTTATGGCCAGACCGGGCGTGCTGAAGAGGCTGTTAAGATTTTCCTTGATATGCAAAGAAGTGGAATTGACCCAGATCATTATACTCTGGGACAAGCGATCAGTGCTTGTGCCAACGTAAGTAGCTTAGAAGAGGGCTCCCAGTTTCATGGAAAAGCTATAACTTCTGGCCTAATACATTATGTCACTGTTTCAAATTCATTGGTGACTCTGTATGGAAAATGTGGAGATATTGATGATTCGACTAGGTTGTTCAACGAGATGAATGTCAGGGATGCAGTCTCTTGGACTGCAATGGTTTCTGCGTATGCGCAATTTGGAAGGGCCGTCGAGACTATTCAGTTGTTTGACAAAATGGTACAACATGGTCTAAAACCTGATGGAGTGACTTTGACCGGTGTTATTTCAGCTTGCAGTAGGGCAGGATTAGTGGAGAAAGGACAAAGATATTTTAAGTTAATGACAAGTGAATATGGAATAGTGCCAAGTATTGGTCATTATTCTTGCATGATCGATCTCTTCAGTCGATCTGGAAGGTTAGAGGAAGCCATGCGTTTTATAAATGGGATGCCTTTTCCTCCAGATGCAATTGGTTGGACTACTTTACTCAGCGCATGTAGAAATAAAGGTAACTTGGAAATAGGTAAATGGGCGGCTGAATCACTCATAGAATTAGATCCTCATCATCCCGCTGGTTATACGCTATTATCAAGCATATACGCTTCAAAAGGGAAATGGGATAGTGTGGCCCAGTTAAGACGGGGAATGAGAGAGAAGAACGTGAAGAAAGAACCCGGACAGAGTTGGATCAAATGGAAAGGAAAATTGCACAGTTTCTCAGCTGATGACGAGTCAAGTCCATATTTAGATCAGATATATGCTAAGCTTGAGGAATTGAACAATAAAATCATAGATAATGGTTATAAACCAGATACCAGTTTTGTCCATCATGATGTCGAGGAAGCTGTTAAGGTAAAGATGCTTAACTATCACAGTGAAAGGCTTGCAATAGCTTTTGGATTGATATTTGTACCCTCAGGGCAACCTATTAGAGTAGGAAAAAATCTTAGAGTGTGTGTGGATTGCCACAATGCCACTAAACATATCTCCAGCGTCACTGGTAGAGAGATACTTGTCAGAGATGCTGTTAGGTTTCACCGTTTTAAAGATGGAACTTGCTCATGTGGAGATTTCTGGTAGGTTTTATCTTGGAATTTTCTGAACATAGAGCGAAGTATGATGAATCTCCATCACTAGTCTGAAATATCAAAACAGAGCCAGGAAGATTCAAGTAAGACTTATCTCTCTTTGCTTTCAATATTGTCTCATTTTCTGATGCTAGtcttctaaatttattttgtccTGCCTGATTAGTTGCATTGGACTCCAATTGGGTGAATTGGCCTAGATATTTTGACAGGGTGCATTCATATAATTCGACTGCAACATCGACAAAGCTGGAGAACGTGAATTGTAAGACCTATCAGGATTTGTGatcttatatattataaagttgGAAGATGGGTGGTTTAGTTTTCGTTGTTTCAATATGCTAACTGGAAATTGGTGTTCTATAAAGGCATGTATAGAACCACAAACACTAAAGCTCTTTGGGATTTTACGTCACACAAA
This sequence is a window from Arabidopsis thaliana chromosome 1 sequence. Protein-coding genes within it:
- a CDS encoding basic helix-loop-helix (bHLH) DNA-binding superfamily protein (basic helix-loop-helix (bHLH) DNA-binding superfamily protein; FUNCTIONS IN: sequence-specific DNA binding transcription factor activity; INVOLVED IN: regulation of transcription; LOCATED IN: nucleus; EXPRESSED IN: 22 plant structures; EXPRESSED DURING: 13 growth stages; CONTAINS InterPro DOMAIN/s: Helix-loop-helix DNA-binding domain (InterPro:IPR001092), Helix-loop-helix DNA-binding (InterPro:IPR011598); BEST Arabidopsis thaliana protein match is: cryptochrome-interacting basic-helix-loop-helix 5 (TAIR:AT1G26260.2); Has 3331 Blast hits to 3218 proteins in 330 species: Archae - 2; Bacteria - 230; Metazoa - 358; Fungi - 119; Plants - 2228; Viruses - 11; Other Eukaryotes - 383 (source: NCBI BLink).), producing MDLSAKDEFSAEKRNPDNYDSVNNPSGDWRVDSYPSENLISAGPASCSPSQMMDSFGQTLWYDPTSVQAVGYAGFNGGNASSSSFRGSIDRSLEMGWNLPNLLPPKGNGLFLPNASSFLPPSMAQFPADSGFIERAARFSLFSGGNFSDMVNQPLGNSEAIGLFLQGGGTMQGQCQSNELNVGEPHNDVSVAVKESTVRSSEQAKPNVPGSGNVSEDTQSSGGNGQKGRETSSNTKKRKRNGQKNSEAAQSHRSQQSEEEPDNNGDEKRNDEQSPNSPGKKSNSGKQQGKQSSDPPKDGYIHVRARRGQATNSHSLAERVRREKISERMKFLQDLVPGCNKVTGKAVMLDEIINYVQSLQRQVEFLSMKLATVNPQMDFNLEGLLAKDALQLRAGSSSTTPFPPNMSMAYPPLPHGFMQQTLSSIGRTITSPLSPMNGGFKRQETNGWEGDLQNVIHINYGAGDVTPDPQAAATASLPAANMKVEP
- a CDS encoding basic helix-loop-helix (bHLH) DNA-binding superfamily protein (basic helix-loop-helix (bHLH) DNA-binding superfamily protein; FUNCTIONS IN: sequence-specific DNA binding transcription factor activity; INVOLVED IN: regulation of transcription; LOCATED IN: nucleus; EXPRESSED IN: 22 plant structures; EXPRESSED DURING: 13 growth stages; CONTAINS InterPro DOMAIN/s: Helix-loop-helix DNA-binding domain (InterPro:IPR001092), Helix-loop-helix DNA-binding (InterPro:IPR011598); BEST Arabidopsis thaliana protein match is: cryptochrome-interacting basic-helix-loop-helix 5 (TAIR:AT1G26260.2); Has 35333 Blast hits to 34131 proteins in 2444 species: Archae - 798; Bacteria - 22429; Metazoa - 974; Fungi - 991; Plants - 531; Viruses - 0; Other Eukaryotes - 9610 (source: NCBI BLink).) codes for the protein MDLSAKDEFSAEKRNPDNYDSVNNPSGDWRVDSYPSENLISAGPASCSPSQMMDSFGQTLWYDPTSVQAVGYAGFNGGNASSSSFRGSIDRSLEMGWNLPNLLPPKGNGLFLPNASSFLPPSMAQFPADSGFIERAARFSLFSGGNFSDMVNQPLGNSEAIGLFLQGGGTMQGQCQSNELNVGEPHNDVSVAVKESTVRSSEQAKPNVPGSGNVSEDTQSSGGNGQKGRETSSNTKKRKRNGQNSEAAQSHRSQQSEEEPDNNGDEKRNDEQSPNSPGKKSNSGKQQGKQSSDPPKDGYIHVRARRGQATNSHSLAERVRREKISERMKFLQDLVPGCNKVTGKAVMLDEIINYVQSLQRQVEFLSMKLATVNPQMDFNLEGLLAKDALQLRAGSSSTTPFPPNMSMAYPPLPHGFMQQTLSSIGRTITSPLSPMNGGFKRQETNGWEGDLQNVIHINYGAGDVTPDPQAAATASLPAANMKVEP
- a CDS encoding pentatricopeptide (PPR) repeat-containing protein (pentatricopeptide (PPR) repeat-containing protein; CONTAINS InterPro DOMAIN/s: Pentatricopeptide repeat (InterPro:IPR002885); BEST Arabidopsis thaliana protein match is: pentatricopeptide (PPR) repeat-containing protein (TAIR:AT2G22070.1); Has 47331 Blast hits to 14466 proteins in 272 species: Archae - 2; Bacteria - 18; Metazoa - 110; Fungi - 135; Plants - 46381; Viruses - 0; Other Eukaryotes - 685 (source: NCBI BLink).) gives rise to the protein MASNYYSVQIKQCIGLGARNQSRYVKMIHGNIIRALPYPETFLYNNIVHAYALMKSSTYARRVFDRIPQPNLFSWNNLLLAYSKAGLISEMESTFEKLPDRDGVTWNVLIEGYSLSGLVGAAVKAYNTMMRDFSANLTRVTLMTMLKLSSSNGHVSLGKQIHGQVIKLGFESYLLVGSPLLYMYANVGCISDAKKVFYGLDDRNTVMYNSLMGGLLACGMIEDALQLFRGMEKDSVSWAAMIKGLAQNGLAKEAIECFREMKVQGLKMDQYPFGSVLPACGGLGAINEGKQIHACIIRTNFQDHIYVGSALIDMYCKCKCLHYAKTVFDRMKQKNVVSWTAMVVGYGQTGRAEEAVKIFLDMQRSGIDPDHYTLGQAISACANVSSLEEGSQFHGKAITSGLIHYVTVSNSLVTLYGKCGDIDDSTRLFNEMNVRDAVSWTAMVSAYAQFGRAVETIQLFDKMVQHGLKPDGVTLTGVISACSRAGLVEKGQRYFKLMTSEYGIVPSIGHYSCMIDLFSRSGRLEEAMRFINGMPFPPDAIGWTTLLSACRNKGNLEIGKWAAESLIELDPHHPAGYTLLSSIYASKGKWDSVAQLRRGMREKNVKKEPGQSWIKWKGKLHSFSADDESSPYLDQIYAKLEELNNKIIDNGYKPDTSFVHHDVEEAVKVKMLNYHSERLAIAFGLIFVPSGQPIRVGKNLRVCVDCHNATKHISSVTGREILVRDAVRFHRFKDGTCSCGDFW
- a CDS encoding pentatricopeptide (PPR) repeat-containing protein; translation: MIHGNIIRALPYPETFLYNNIVHAYALMKSSTYARRVFDRIPQPNLFSWNNLLLAYSKAGLISEMESTFEKLPDRDGVTWNVLIEGYSLSGLVGAAVKAYNTMMRDFSANLTRVTLMTMLKLSSSNGHVSLGKQIHGQVIKLGFESYLLVGSPLLYMYANVGCISDAKKVFYGLDDRNTVMYNSLMGGLLACGMIEDALQLFRGMEKDSVSWAAMIKGLAQNGLAKEAIECFREMKVQGLKMDQYPFGSVLPACGGLGAINEGKQIHACIIRTNFQDHIYVGSALIDMYCKCKCLHYAKTVFDRMKQKNVVSWTAMVVGYGQTGRAEEAVKIFLDMQRSGIDPDHYTLGQAISACANVSSLEEGSQFHGKAITSGLIHYVTVSNSLVTLYGKCGDIDDSTRLFNEMNVRDAVSWTAMVSAYAQFGRAVETIQLFDKMVQHGLKPDGVTLTGVISACSRAGLVEKGQRYFKLMTSEYGIVPSIGHYSCMIDLFSRSGRLEEAMRFINGMPFPPDAIGWTTLLSACRNKGNLEIGKWAAESLIELDPHHPAGYTLLSSIYASKGKWDSVAQLRRGMREKNVKKEPGQSWIKWKGKLHSFSADDESSPYLDQIYAKLEELNNKIIDNGYKPDTSFVHHDVEEAVKVKMLNYHSERLAIAFGLIFVPSGQPIRVGKNLRVCVDCHNATKHISSVTGREILVRDAVRFHRFKDGTCSCGDFW